The following are encoded in a window of Euwallacea fornicatus isolate EFF26 chromosome 21, ASM4011564v1, whole genome shotgun sequence genomic DNA:
- the LOC136345740 gene encoding uncharacterized protein CG43867 isoform X10, with translation MEQKLAWSSQSDAGSAQIHRLEGEVEEQRQLRLQDARQVEAKAARIKEWVTNKLRELEQQNQHLREQNIKCNQQLELLKNHLALADRRRSESGSPEPRQVNKKKLPLSTTSTYSSTKHRRHQSVCISTNTNFEPAVPSTLVTSVNFGTTSNSSMDPLADELRAAVDNLSIARIPSSSASDPDLAHDYAEIYTPSREKVPWPRAPTPPLHRFPSWEDRIYQVAADGLTLTGTTPSDIGPEQAGYQDIPVPVYATVKGRASQIRSMPFTGDSSDDSSDGEGNNTQVRFEGCKVFVNFKLILQAVDGTNTHSRSSGETSASSPGKRTGSSSSGSPSKSKTRDISFESGLSDDYAVPPDALSCDTVSLESSMMLRASYFDSPKRIESLEKCGSLAKLGGKLKTWRKKWFVLKNGVLTYYKSQSDINRKPQGQIVLDEVCRITRAEGSNTFEIDTGKKTYYLTADTITAMEDWVRLLQNVQRRNATKILLSKEENKPSVQGWMTKVKNGHAKRCWCVLIGKMFLYFKSPSDTTPHGQINMREARVEEVEHLSDSDSEERDSEQPDLTIGIFPNNTGPTYLLCPGKQERDAWLYHLTVASGGGPNTGTQYEQLIHKLMEVDGEPNCVLWRHPVLLHVPCTKDGAVPSYFPLTSLPTEALQTEAIKLFKSLQLFLSAAVDQAGIDYHVVLAQNALQLCLDMPELQAELICALIKQTSKSAPLPKLGVQVPTQKLLKKSQLLLCATQSLFSCETNTPSINSTASDDQIALSNIQAAQEEKFREHKECFKEHKDSKGPPMYTLMQGWQLLALAVSLFVPKSSRLLWFLKLHLQRNADNKTECGKYASYCERALERTIVAGGRELKPSRMEVLSILMKNPQHHSLPHSMPVHLLNGTYHITSFDGSTTIKEFQDTLAHEIGCRMNNGFSLFSDDPIEKDLEHTLDPNAKLCDLISKWEIALREKGLGKFENSKVIRMTYKNRLWWKNSARLETDKERLLLCYQINKQIVAGRFPLSRDLALELAALMAQLDVGDCSLGSAKAASANNTLNAQATTSTVKSTPKAAVNGTFSPPANLHTSSTLSALNNVHGILTAHSNQALNAIDKFYPYRYRDQLSPDGLAELQAKLLAKWRALKGRTQLDCVRIYLTCTRKWPYFGATLFQAKLRQQDSPMLWLAVNEDSITALDLATMQQRHRYPYTNVLTFGGCQEDFMLVVTQNDQQPSQKLIFTLSKPKILELTLLIADYMNLLITNPGTPLLGTLSRGTMVSVNQSVVNQSIISQALVNQSQPDILKSTPDHGVQRAESKRRTHVDSGLA, from the exons ATGGAACAGAAGCTGGCATGGTCCTCTCAAAGTGACGCCGGCAGTGCGCAAATTCATCGACTGGAAGGAGAGGTAGAAGAGCAGCGTCAGCTGCGGCTGCAGGACGCCAGACAG GTGGAAGCAAAGGCGGCTCGCATCAAAGAATGGGTTACCAATAAACTCCGGGAGTTGGAGCAGCAGAACCAGCACCTCAGGGAACAGAACATCAAATGCAATCAGCAGCTCGAGCTCCTAAAGAACCATTTGGCCCTGGCCGATAGGCGACGTTCCGAAAGTGGATCGCCGGAACCGCGTCaggtaaataagaaaaag ttGCCACTGTCTACCACTTCCACCTATAGCAGCACCAAACATAGAAGGCATCAGTCCGTTTGTATATCAACAAATACCAATTTTGAGCCTGCAGTGCCGAGTACTCTCGTGACCAGCGTTAATTTTGGTACTACTAGTAATTCTAG cATGGATCCACTGGCAGACGAATTGAGGGCTGCGGTGGATAATCTGAGCATCGCCAGGATTCCCAGTAGTAGCGCTAGCGATCCCGATTTGGCCCATGATTATGCGGAAATTTACACCCCAAGTAGGGAGAAAGTCCCATGGCCTAGAGCTCCTACTCCCCCCCTACACAGATTTCCCAGTTGGGAAGATCGAATATACCAA GTGGCAGCTGATGGTCTCACCCTAACAGGAACAACTCCAAGCGATATAGGTCCAGAACAAGCAGGTTATCAAGACATCCCCGTCCCGGTATACGCCACCGTGAAGGGTAGGGCTAGTCAGATTCGCTCTATGCCCTTTACGGGCGATTCTTCCGATGACTCCAGTGATGGGGAGGGAAATAATACACAAGTAAGATTTGAAGGCTGCaaagtttttgtaaattttaaattgattttacagGCAGTAGATGGAACCAATACTCATAGCAGGAGTTCGGGGGAAACCTCAGCTTCAAGTCCCGGAAAGAGGACTGGGTCTAGTAGCAGTGGCTCTCCTAGCAAAAGTAAGACTAGAG ATATATCTTTCGAGTCTGGATTATCGGACGATTACGCCGTACCTCCAGATGCGCTCAGTTGTGATACAGTTAGTTTAGAGTCCTCAATGATGCTCAGGGCTTCCTATTTCGACAGTCCAAAGAGGATTGAAAGTTTAGAGAAGTGCGGGTCTTTAGCCAAATtag GTGGGAAGCTGAAAACGTGGCGGAAAAAGTGGTTCGTGTTAAAAAACGGGGTATTAACTTACTACAAGAGCCAGAGCGACATCAATAGGAAACCCCAAGGGCAGATCGTTTTAGACGAAGTGTGCCGGATCACGAGGGCGGAGGGTTCGAACACCTTCGAAATTGACACTGGGAAGAAGACGTATTACTTAACGGCCGATACGATTACGGCCATGGAAGACTGG gtGAGATTGCTCCAAAACGTGCAACGAAGAAACGCTACGAAAATATTGCTCAGCAAAGAGGAGAATAAACCCTCAGTGCAGGGATGGATGACCAAAGTGAAAAACGGGCACGCGAAACGCTGCTGGTGCGTCTTGATTGGAAAGATGTTTTTGTACTTCAAATCTCCTTCAGACACC ACTCCCCATGGGCAAATCAACATGAGAGAAGCACGAGTTGAAGAAGTGGAGCATTTATCAGACTCTGATTCTGAGGAGAGGGACTCGGAACAACCAGATCTAACCATAGGGATTTTTCCGAATAACACTGGGCCTACTTACTTACTATGTCCAGGGAAGCAG gAAAGAGACGCTTGGCTGTACCACCTCACAGTGGCGAGTGGCGGAGGGCCGAATACGGGAACTCAGTATGAGCAACTCATTCACAAACTCATGGAAGTTGATGGAGAGCCCAATTGCGTCCTTTGGAGACACCCAGTTCTACTGCATGTGCCTTGTACTAAAGATGGTGCCGTGCCGTCCTATTTCCCATTAACGAGCCTTCCGACTGAGGCATTACAA ACCGAAGCAATAAAACTGTTCAAAAGCCTCCAGCTCTTCCTCTCAGCTGCTGTGGACCAGGCGGGAATCGATTACCACGTGGTCCTAGCCCAGAACGCCCTGCAGCTCTGTCTAGACATGCCGGAACTGCAGGCGGAACTCATTTGCGCCCTCATCAAGCAAACCAGCAAGAGCGCCCCGTTGCCCAAGTTAGGAGTGCAGGTACCCACACAAAAATTGCTTAAGAAAAGC CAACTGCTGCTTTGCGCCACGCAAAGTCTGTTCTCGTGCGAAACGAACACTCCGAGCATAAACAGTACAGCGTCTGATGATCAAATCGCATTGTCCAATATACAGGCGGCGCAAGAAGAGAAGTTCCGGGAGCACAAGGAGTGTTTTAAGGAGCACAAAGACTCGAAGGGTCCTCCAATGTACACGTTGATGCAAGGCTGGCAGCTGCTCGCATTGGCCGTAAGCCTGTTTGTGCCCAAATCCTCCAGGTTGTTGTGGTTTTTGAAGCTGCATTTGCAGAGGAATGCCGATAATAAGACCGAGTGCGGGAAATATGCTTCGTATTGCGAAAGGGCGTTGGAGAGGACCATTGTTGCAG GTGGCCGAGAGCTAAAACCGAGTCGCATGGAAGTCCTCAGCATTCTAATGAAAAATCCCCAACACCATTCGCTTCCTCACTCCATGCCCGTGCACTTACTCAACGGCACTTACCACATCACTAGCTTCGACGGTTCCACGACGATCAAAGAATTCCAAGACACTCTGGCTCATGAGATTGGCTGCAGAATGAATAATGGTTTTTCCCTCTTTAGCGACGATCCTATAGAGAAGGATTTGGAGCACACTTTAGATCCCAACGCCAAGCTCTGCGACTTAATTTCCAAATGGGAAATCGCTTTAAGGGAAAAGGGTCTGGGAAAGTTCGAAAATAGTAAAGTGATTAGAATGACCTATAAAAATCGACTTTGGTGGAAGAATAGCGCGCGATTGGAAACTGATAAAGAACGGCTGCTGCTTTGCTATCAGATTAACAAGCAAATTGTAGCCGGAAGATTTCCCTTGAGCAGGGATTTGGCACTGGAACTGGCAGCCCTAATGGCGCAGCTGGACGTGGGGGATTGTTCTTTAGGGAGTGCGAAAGCGGCAAGTGCCAACAACACCCTCAACGCCCAGGCAACTACTTCAACCGTCAAATCAACTCCTAAAGCTGCCGTGAACGGGACTTTTAGCCCTCCAGCGAATCTGCACACTTCGTCCACTTTAAGCGCCCTGAATAACGTCCACGGGATCTTGACCGCCCATTCCAATCAGGCACTTAACGCCATTGATAAGTTTTATCCGTACCGATACAGAGACCAGTTGAGCCCAGATGGGTTGGCGGAATTGCAAGCAAAGCTTTTAGCCAAGTGGAGAGCGCTCAAAGGGAGAACTCAGTTGGACTGCGTGAGGATTTATTTGACTTGCACCAGGAAATGGCCCTATTTCGGAGCAACATTGTTTCAG gcCAAACTAAGACAGCAAGACTCTCCAATGCTATGGCTGGCCGTCAACGAGGATTCGATAACTGCCCTAGACTTGGCAACCATGCAACAACGTCACCGCTACCCTTACACCAACGTGCTCACATTCGGGGGTTGTCAAGAAGACTTCATGCTAGTCGTCACCCAAAATGACCAGCAACCGTCCCAAAAACTCATCTTCACCCTCAGTAAACCGAAGATCCTTGAGCTGACGCTTTTGATTGCCGACTACATGAATTTGCTGATTACGAACCCGGGTACTCCGTTATTGGGAACCCTCAGCAGAGGCACAATGGTGTCAGTTAATCAGTCGGTGGTCAATCAATCCATTATCAGTCAGGCTTTGGTCAATCAATCGCAACCGGACATTTTGAAATCGACCCCTGATCATGGAGTGCAGCGCGCAGAATCGAAACGTCGCACTCACGTCGATTCCGGACTTGCGTGA
- the LOC136345740 gene encoding uncharacterized protein CG43867 isoform X11, whose protein sequence is MQNRASRAYLHMVQPSNNNNGGSDMDSLEDMLRKLSELEQRVLEAEGRAEEAEDKVRIMEQKLAWSSQSDAGSAQIHRLEGEVEEQRQLRLQDARQVEAKAARIKEWVTNKLRELEQQNQHLREQNIKCNQQLELLKNHLALADRRRSESGSPEPRQLPLSTTSTYSSTKHRRHQSVCISTNTNFEPAVPSTLVTSVNFGTTSNSSMDPLADELRAAVDNLSIARIPSSSASDPDLAHDYAEIYTPSREKVPWPRAPTPPLHRFPSWEDRIYQVAADGLTLTGTTPSDIGPEQAGYQDIPVPVYATVKGRASQIRSMPFTGDSSDDSSDGEGNNTQAVDGTNTHSRSSGETSASSPGKRTGSSSSGSPSKSKTRDISFESGLSDDYAVPPDALSCDTVSLESSMMLRASYFDSPKRIESLEKCGSLAKLGGKLKTWRKKWFVLKNGVLTYYKSQSDINRKPQGQIVLDEVCRITRAEGSNTFEIDTGKKTYYLTADTITAMEDWVRLLQNVQRRNATKILLSKEENKPSVQGWMTKVKNGHAKRCWCVLIGKMFLYFKSPSDTTPHGQINMREARVEEVEHLSDSDSEERDSEQPDLTIGIFPNNTGPTYLLCPGKQERDAWLYHLTVASGGGPNTGTQYEQLIHKLMEVDGEPNCVLWRHPVLLHVPCTKDGAVPSYFPLTSLPTEALQTEAIKLFKSLQLFLSAAVDQAGIDYHVVLAQNALQLCLDMPELQAELICALIKQTSKSAPLPKLGVQQLLLCATQSLFSCETNTPSINSTASDDQIALSNIQAAQEEKFREHKECFKEHKDSKGPPMYTLMQGWQLLALAVSLFVPKSSRLLWFLKLHLQRNADNKTECGKYASYCERALERTIVAGGRELKPSRMEVLSILMKNPQHHSLPHSMPVHLLNGTYHITSFDGSTTIKEFQDTLAHEIGCRMNNGFSLFSDDPIEKDLEHTLDPNAKLCDLISKWEIALREKGLGKFENSKVIRMTYKNRLWWKNSARLETDKERLLLCYQINKQIVAGRFPLSRDLALELAALMAQLDVGDCSLGSAKAASANNTLNAQATTSTVKSTPKAAVNGTFSPPANLHTSSTLSALNNVHGILTAHSNQALNAIDKFYPYRYRDQLSPDGLAELQAKLLAKWRALKGRTQLDCVRIYLTCTRKWPYFGATLFQAKLRQQDSPMLWLAVNEDSITALDLATMQQRHRYPYTNVLTFGGCQEDFMLVVTQNDQQPSQKLIFTLSKPKILELTLLIADYMNLLITNPGTPLLGTLSRGTMVSVNQSVVNQSIISQALVNQSQPDILKSTPDHGVQRAESKRRTHVDSGLA, encoded by the exons GTGCGAATAATGGAACAGAAGCTGGCATGGTCCTCTCAAAGTGACGCCGGCAGTGCGCAAATTCATCGACTGGAAGGAGAGGTAGAAGAGCAGCGTCAGCTGCGGCTGCAGGACGCCAGACAG GTGGAAGCAAAGGCGGCTCGCATCAAAGAATGGGTTACCAATAAACTCCGGGAGTTGGAGCAGCAGAACCAGCACCTCAGGGAACAGAACATCAAATGCAATCAGCAGCTCGAGCTCCTAAAGAACCATTTGGCCCTGGCCGATAGGCGACGTTCCGAAAGTGGATCGCCGGAACCGCGTCag ttGCCACTGTCTACCACTTCCACCTATAGCAGCACCAAACATAGAAGGCATCAGTCCGTTTGTATATCAACAAATACCAATTTTGAGCCTGCAGTGCCGAGTACTCTCGTGACCAGCGTTAATTTTGGTACTACTAGTAATTCTAG cATGGATCCACTGGCAGACGAATTGAGGGCTGCGGTGGATAATCTGAGCATCGCCAGGATTCCCAGTAGTAGCGCTAGCGATCCCGATTTGGCCCATGATTATGCGGAAATTTACACCCCAAGTAGGGAGAAAGTCCCATGGCCTAGAGCTCCTACTCCCCCCCTACACAGATTTCCCAGTTGGGAAGATCGAATATACCAA GTGGCAGCTGATGGTCTCACCCTAACAGGAACAACTCCAAGCGATATAGGTCCAGAACAAGCAGGTTATCAAGACATCCCCGTCCCGGTATACGCCACCGTGAAGGGTAGGGCTAGTCAGATTCGCTCTATGCCCTTTACGGGCGATTCTTCCGATGACTCCAGTGATGGGGAGGGAAATAATACACAA GCAGTAGATGGAACCAATACTCATAGCAGGAGTTCGGGGGAAACCTCAGCTTCAAGTCCCGGAAAGAGGACTGGGTCTAGTAGCAGTGGCTCTCCTAGCAAAAGTAAGACTAGAG ATATATCTTTCGAGTCTGGATTATCGGACGATTACGCCGTACCTCCAGATGCGCTCAGTTGTGATACAGTTAGTTTAGAGTCCTCAATGATGCTCAGGGCTTCCTATTTCGACAGTCCAAAGAGGATTGAAAGTTTAGAGAAGTGCGGGTCTTTAGCCAAATtag GTGGGAAGCTGAAAACGTGGCGGAAAAAGTGGTTCGTGTTAAAAAACGGGGTATTAACTTACTACAAGAGCCAGAGCGACATCAATAGGAAACCCCAAGGGCAGATCGTTTTAGACGAAGTGTGCCGGATCACGAGGGCGGAGGGTTCGAACACCTTCGAAATTGACACTGGGAAGAAGACGTATTACTTAACGGCCGATACGATTACGGCCATGGAAGACTGG gtGAGATTGCTCCAAAACGTGCAACGAAGAAACGCTACGAAAATATTGCTCAGCAAAGAGGAGAATAAACCCTCAGTGCAGGGATGGATGACCAAAGTGAAAAACGGGCACGCGAAACGCTGCTGGTGCGTCTTGATTGGAAAGATGTTTTTGTACTTCAAATCTCCTTCAGACACC ACTCCCCATGGGCAAATCAACATGAGAGAAGCACGAGTTGAAGAAGTGGAGCATTTATCAGACTCTGATTCTGAGGAGAGGGACTCGGAACAACCAGATCTAACCATAGGGATTTTTCCGAATAACACTGGGCCTACTTACTTACTATGTCCAGGGAAGCAG gAAAGAGACGCTTGGCTGTACCACCTCACAGTGGCGAGTGGCGGAGGGCCGAATACGGGAACTCAGTATGAGCAACTCATTCACAAACTCATGGAAGTTGATGGAGAGCCCAATTGCGTCCTTTGGAGACACCCAGTTCTACTGCATGTGCCTTGTACTAAAGATGGTGCCGTGCCGTCCTATTTCCCATTAACGAGCCTTCCGACTGAGGCATTACAA ACCGAAGCAATAAAACTGTTCAAAAGCCTCCAGCTCTTCCTCTCAGCTGCTGTGGACCAGGCGGGAATCGATTACCACGTGGTCCTAGCCCAGAACGCCCTGCAGCTCTGTCTAGACATGCCGGAACTGCAGGCGGAACTCATTTGCGCCCTCATCAAGCAAACCAGCAAGAGCGCCCCGTTGCCCAAGTTAGGAGTGCAG CAACTGCTGCTTTGCGCCACGCAAAGTCTGTTCTCGTGCGAAACGAACACTCCGAGCATAAACAGTACAGCGTCTGATGATCAAATCGCATTGTCCAATATACAGGCGGCGCAAGAAGAGAAGTTCCGGGAGCACAAGGAGTGTTTTAAGGAGCACAAAGACTCGAAGGGTCCTCCAATGTACACGTTGATGCAAGGCTGGCAGCTGCTCGCATTGGCCGTAAGCCTGTTTGTGCCCAAATCCTCCAGGTTGTTGTGGTTTTTGAAGCTGCATTTGCAGAGGAATGCCGATAATAAGACCGAGTGCGGGAAATATGCTTCGTATTGCGAAAGGGCGTTGGAGAGGACCATTGTTGCAG GTGGCCGAGAGCTAAAACCGAGTCGCATGGAAGTCCTCAGCATTCTAATGAAAAATCCCCAACACCATTCGCTTCCTCACTCCATGCCCGTGCACTTACTCAACGGCACTTACCACATCACTAGCTTCGACGGTTCCACGACGATCAAAGAATTCCAAGACACTCTGGCTCATGAGATTGGCTGCAGAATGAATAATGGTTTTTCCCTCTTTAGCGACGATCCTATAGAGAAGGATTTGGAGCACACTTTAGATCCCAACGCCAAGCTCTGCGACTTAATTTCCAAATGGGAAATCGCTTTAAGGGAAAAGGGTCTGGGAAAGTTCGAAAATAGTAAAGTGATTAGAATGACCTATAAAAATCGACTTTGGTGGAAGAATAGCGCGCGATTGGAAACTGATAAAGAACGGCTGCTGCTTTGCTATCAGATTAACAAGCAAATTGTAGCCGGAAGATTTCCCTTGAGCAGGGATTTGGCACTGGAACTGGCAGCCCTAATGGCGCAGCTGGACGTGGGGGATTGTTCTTTAGGGAGTGCGAAAGCGGCAAGTGCCAACAACACCCTCAACGCCCAGGCAACTACTTCAACCGTCAAATCAACTCCTAAAGCTGCCGTGAACGGGACTTTTAGCCCTCCAGCGAATCTGCACACTTCGTCCACTTTAAGCGCCCTGAATAACGTCCACGGGATCTTGACCGCCCATTCCAATCAGGCACTTAACGCCATTGATAAGTTTTATCCGTACCGATACAGAGACCAGTTGAGCCCAGATGGGTTGGCGGAATTGCAAGCAAAGCTTTTAGCCAAGTGGAGAGCGCTCAAAGGGAGAACTCAGTTGGACTGCGTGAGGATTTATTTGACTTGCACCAGGAAATGGCCCTATTTCGGAGCAACATTGTTTCAG gcCAAACTAAGACAGCAAGACTCTCCAATGCTATGGCTGGCCGTCAACGAGGATTCGATAACTGCCCTAGACTTGGCAACCATGCAACAACGTCACCGCTACCCTTACACCAACGTGCTCACATTCGGGGGTTGTCAAGAAGACTTCATGCTAGTCGTCACCCAAAATGACCAGCAACCGTCCCAAAAACTCATCTTCACCCTCAGTAAACCGAAGATCCTTGAGCTGACGCTTTTGATTGCCGACTACATGAATTTGCTGATTACGAACCCGGGTACTCCGTTATTGGGAACCCTCAGCAGAGGCACAATGGTGTCAGTTAATCAGTCGGTGGTCAATCAATCCATTATCAGTCAGGCTTTGGTCAATCAATCGCAACCGGACATTTTGAAATCGACCCCTGATCATGGAGTGCAGCGCGCAGAATCGAAACGTCGCACTCACGTCGATTCCGGACTTGCGTGA